The genomic window GTAGCTGCGTCTTCTCCAACATTTGGAACTGCCATTTTTTGTAGACCTAACCCATTTTTTAATTTTTCCGCAGGAATTCCTCTCGCCTCTGCAAGATTATCCATTGAAACATATAGTTGCGGAACATAAAATGCTATTGCGTCGATTCCTGTAGTGCTCATAAAGTTTTTTGTTATAGCATTCCTAATTCTAACTTAGCCTCTTCACTCATTAGGTCTTGAGACCAAGGCGGATCGAAAGTAATTTCTACTTCAGCATCTTTAACCTCATTGATGGATTTTACTTTTTCCTCAACTTCGAGAGGTAAGGTTTCTGCTACTGGGCAGTTGGGTGTTGTTAAGGTCATTAAGATTTTTACTTCGTAGTCTTCGTTTACAAAAACATCGTATATTAATCCTAATTCGTAGATATCTACAGGGATTTCGGGATCGTAAATGGTCTTTAAAACACGTACTATTTTATCTCCAAGTACGTTAGTATCTATAGTTGATTCGCTCATCTTAATTTAGCTGCGTTTGGTATGCAATGGCATACATTTTTAATTG from Winogradskyella sp. MH6 includes these protein-coding regions:
- a CDS encoding DUF59 domain-containing protein, which produces MSESTIDTNVLGDKIVRVLKTIYDPEIPVDIYELGLIYDVFVNEDYEVKILMTLTTPNCPVAETLPLEVEEKVKSINEVKDAEVEITFDPPWSQDLMSEEAKLELGML